One Salvelinus namaycush isolate Seneca chromosome 4, SaNama_1.0, whole genome shotgun sequence genomic window carries:
- the si:ch211-183d21.3 gene encoding serine/threonine-protein kinase SBK1 → MQDHGGDRQVASSVPHSVKASLSLSPSGPGQVGSGRGSPTSKVGYCGGGGVPVEDMQALSITSLSAADVAKHYEHIRKLGKGTYGKVDLVAHRTQGTKMALKFVTKSKTKLKSFLREYSLTGTLSCSPFIIKVLDVLFETEDSYVFGQEYAPAGDLFDIIPPQVGLPEEMVKRCMQQLGLALDFMHSKNLVHRDVKPENVLLFDRECRRIKLADFGMTRRVGCRVKRVSGTIPYTAPEVCRASRAEGFLVTTSLDVWAFGVLVFCMLTGNFPWEAALPADAFYEEFRRWQRAGCPTAAYPSQWRRFTDDALRMFQRLLAAEPEKRCGVKDVFCFVKYELVSELRRRASCRAKRGERSSSSGVCSASCTSNSSSSSSSSRSHRHPEPSTPPGTTSLLRPAPLKRSVLSDTHSPQEESPGQHHSSPGREKTKSQMVMATAIEICV, encoded by the exons TGTGCCCCACAGCGTCAAGGCgagcctgtctctgtctccgtcgGGGCCGGGCCAGGTGGGCAGCGGCAGGGGCTCTCCCACCTCCAAGGTGGGCTACTGCGGTGGTGGCGGTGTGCCTGTGGAGGACATGCAGGCTCTGTCCATAACCTCCCTGTCGGCTGCAGATGTGGCCAAACACTACGAGCACATTCGCAAGCTGGGCAAGGGCACCTACGGCAAGGTGGACCTGGTGGCACACCGCACACAGG GCACCAAAATGGCTCTGAAGTTTGTGACAAAGAGCAAGACGAAGCTGAAGAGCTTCCTGAGGGAGTACAGCCTGACGGGCACACTGAGCTGCAGCCCCTTCATCATCAAAGTCCTGGACGTACTCTTCGAGACAGAGGATAGCTACGTCTTCGGACAGGAGTACGCCCCCGCGGGAGACCTGTTCGACATCATTCCCCCCCAG GTTGGTCTTCCGGAGGAGATGGTGAAGCGCTGTATGCAGCAGCTGGGTCTGGCTCTGGACTTCATGCACAGCAAGAATCTGGTGCACCGTGACGTCAAGCCCGAGAACGTGCTCCTCTTCGACCGTGAGTGCAGACGCATCAAGCTGGCTGACTTCGGCATGACACGGCGCGTGGGCTGTCGCGTGAAGCGTGTGAGCGGCACCATCCCGTACACTGCGCCAGAGGTGTGCCGTGCCAGTCGTGCCGAAGGCTTCCTGGTGACCACCAGTCTAGACGTGTGGGCCTTCGGTGTACTCGTCTTCTGCATGCTGACGGGTAACTTCCCTTGGGAGGCAGCGCTGCCCGCCGATGCCTTCTACGAGGAATTCCGCCGCTGGCAGCGAGCGGGGTGCCCCACGGCGGCCTACCCGTCCCAGTGGCGCCGCTTCACCGATGATGCCCTACGCATGTTCCAGCGGCTGCTCGCCGCCGAGCCTGAGAAGCGCTGCGGTGTGAAGGACGTCTTCTGCTTTGTCAAGTACGAACTGGTCAGCGAGCTCCGACGCCGCGCCTCCTGCCGGGCCAAGAGAGGCGAGAGGTCCAGTTCGTCTGGCGTATGCTCCGCAAGCTGTACCTCCAACTCCTCTTCGTCTTCCTCCTCATCACGCTCCCACAGACACCCAGAGCCCTCCACCCCCCCTGGGACGACCTCACTCCTGCGCCCAGCGCCCCTGAAGAGGAGTGTCCTCTCTGACACCCATTCCCCTCAGGAGGAGTCTCCTGGCCAGCACCACTCTTCTCCGGGCCGGGAGAAGACCAAGAGCCAGATGGTGATGGCTACTGCCATAGAGATCTGTGTCTGA